The following coding sequences are from one Musa acuminata AAA Group cultivar baxijiao chromosome BXJ2-4, Cavendish_Baxijiao_AAA, whole genome shotgun sequence window:
- the LOC103982971 gene encoding 5-methyltetrahydropteroyltriglutamate--homocysteine methyltransferase 2 yields MASHIVGYPRMGPKRELKFALESFWDGKSTADDLQKVATDLRHSIWKQMADAGIKYIPSNTFSYYDQVLDTTAMLGAVPERYNFTGGEIGFDIYFSMARGNASVPAMEMTKWFDTNYHFIVPELGPNTKFSYSSHKPVSEYKEAKALGIETVPVLIGPVTYVLLSKPAKGVEKSFSPLSLLGSILPIYKEVIAELKAAGASWIQFDEPTLVMDLESHQLEAFTKAYTELESSLSGLNVLAETYFADVPPEAYKTITALKSISGFGFDLVRGTKTLDLVKSAGFPAGKYLFAGVVDGRNIWANDLASSISTLETLEAIVGKDKLVVSTSCSLMHTAVDLVNETKLDSEIKSWLAFAAQKVVEVNALAKALAGQKDEAFFSANAAAQASRKSSPRVTNEEVQKAAAALKGSDHRRATNVSARLDAQQKKLNLPILPTTTIGSFPQTMDLRRVRREYKANKISEEEYVKAIKEEISKVVKLQEELDIDVLVHGEPERNDMVEYFGEQLSGFAFTVNGWVQSYGSRCVKPPIIYGDVSRPKAMTVFWSKMAQSMTARPMKGMLTGPVTILNWSFVRNDQPRFETCYQIALAIKKEVEDLEAAGIQVIQIDEAALREGLPLRKSEQAFYLDWAVHSFRITNCGVQDTTQIHTHMCYSNFNDIIHSIINMDADVITIENSRSDEKLLSVFREGVKYGAGIGPGVYDIHSPRIPSTEEIADRINKMLAVLETNILWVNPDCGLKTRKYAEVKPALTNMVAAAKLLRTQLASTK; encoded by the exons ATGGCTTCTCACATTGTTGGATATCCTCGCATGGGGCCTAAGAGAGAACTCAAATTTGCATTGGAGTCCTTTTGGGATGGAAAGAGCACCGCTGATGATTTGCAAAAGGTTGCAACTGATCTCAGGCATTCGATATGGAAGCAGATGGCTGATGCTGGGATTAAATATATTCCTAGCAATACTTTCTCTTACTATGATCAAGTGCTTGATACCACCGCAATGCTCGGTGCTGTTCCAGAGAGGTACAACTTCACTGGTGGAGAGATTGGGTTTGATATCTATTTCTCTATGGCCAGGGGAAATGCCTCTGTCCCTGCTATGGAGATGACCAAGTGGTTTGACACTAACTA TCACTTCATTGTTCCTGAGTTGGGTCCAAACACAAAGTTCTCCTACTCTTCTCACAAGCCAGTGTCTGAGTACAAGGAAGCAAAAGCT CTTGGAATTGAGACGGTTCCGGTGCTTATTGGTCCTGTGACTTATGTGTTGCTCTCAAAGCCTGCTAAAGGTGTTGAGAAATCATTTTCTCCTCTTTCACTTCTTGGAAGTATTCTGCCGATTTACAA GGAAGTTATTGCTGAGCTGAAGGCAGCTGGTGCTTCATGGATTCAGTTTGATGAACCAACCCTTGTAATGGATCTCGAGTCTCACCAATTGGAAGCATTTACAAAGGCCTATACAGAACTGGAATCTTCATTGTCTGGCTTGAATGTGCTTGCAGAGACTTATTTCGCAGATGTCCCTCCAGAAGCATACAA GACCATCACTGCCTTGAAGAGCATCTCAGGCTTTGGATTTGATCTCGTACGTGGCACCAAGACACTTGACTTGGTCAAAAGTGCAGGCTTCCCTGCTGGCAAGTATCTTTTTGCTGGAGTTGTGGATGGAAGAAACATCTGGGCAAATGATCTTGCATCCTCTATCAGTACACTTGAGACTCTTGAGGCCATTGTTGGAAAag ACAAGCTTGTTGTCTCGACGTCATGCTCACTCATGCACACTGCTGTTGACCTTGTCAATGAAACAAAGTTGGATAGTGAGATTAAGTCATGGCTCGCTTTTGCCGCACAGAAAGTGGTTGAAGTTAATGCGCTGGCTAAAGCATTGGCTGGCCAGAAAGATGAG GCTTTCTTCTCAGCAAATGCTGCCGCTCAAGCTTCAAGAAAGTCATCTCCTAGGGTGACCAATGAAGAAGTTCAAAAGGCT GCTGCTGCTTTGAAGGGTTCCGACCATCGCAGAGCTACAAATGTTAGTGCCAGACTGGATGCACAACAGAAGAAGTTGAACCTACCAATTCTTCCTACGACCACAATTGGTTCATTCCCACAGACAATGGATCTTCGAAGAGTCCGACGTGAATACAAGGCAAATAA AATTTCTGAGGAGGAGTATGTGAAGGCCATCAAAGAGGAAATCAGCAAAGTTGTCAAGCTCCAAGAAGAACTTGACATCGATGTCCTGGTCCATGGAGAGCCCGAG AGAAACGACATGGTTGAATACTTTGGGGAGCAGTTATCAGGCTTTGCTTTCACCGTCAATGGTTGGGTGCAATCTTATGGGTCTCGTTGTGTTAAGCCTCCCATCATTTATGGTGATGTCAGTCGTCCCAAGGCCATGACTGTTTTCTGGTCTAAGATGGCTCAGAGTATGACTGCTCGACCAATGAAGGGAATGTTGACCGGCCCTGTAACAATTCTTAATTGGTCATTTGTCAGGAATGACCAACCAAG GTTTGAGACATGCTATCAGATTGCCCTTGCTATCAAGAAAGAAGTCGAGGATTTGGAAGCTGCTGGTATTCAG GTTATCCAGATAGATGAAGCAGCTTTACGAGAAGGCCTTCCCCTTCGCAAGTCGGAGCAGGCTTTCTATTTGGATTGGGCTGTCCACTCCTTTAGGATCACCAACTGTGGTGTCCAAGACACAACTCAA ATTCACACCCACATGTGTTACTCCAACTTCAACGACATCATCCACTCCATCATCAACATGGATGCTGATGTCATTACGATTGAGAACTCGCGTTCTGATGAGAAGCTCCTCTCTGTATTCCGTGAGGGAGTGAAGTATGGTGCTGGCATTGGTCCGGGTGTGTATGACATCCACTCTCCAAGAATACCATCGACAGAAGAGATTGCTGACCGCATCAACAAGATGCTTGCTGTTCTTGAGACCAACATTCTCTGGGTTAACCCTGACTGTGGGCTCAAAACCCGCAAATACGCCGAAGTCAAGCCTGCTCTTACCAACATGGTTGCTGCAGCCAAGCTTCTTCGCACTCAACTCGCCAGCACCAAGTGA